From a region of the Trichocoleus sp. genome:
- a CDS encoding shikimate dehydrogenase, which produces MINGKTQLLGVIGHPIEHSLSPVMHNAAIEQLGANFVYLPFPIAPANLPQALEGFRAVGLKGFSVTIPHKQAIMPLLSEISPVAQAIGAVNTVCWTESGWSGTNTDVTGFLAPLIAKQQDWTKATALILGNGGAARAVVAGCHQLGYAQIQVVGRNPQKLEEFLQSWSNSSFSGNLSVHTWNELPDLLPNTDLLVNTTPIGMYPQTDASPLTTDEMAKLRPGSIAYDLIYTPRPTQFLQQAQAQGAIGIDGLEMLVQQGAAALELWLEMPAPVAVMREALLGYLQKSGKP; this is translated from the coding sequence ATGATCAACGGCAAAACTCAGCTCCTTGGCGTCATTGGACATCCGATCGAACATTCCCTGTCTCCTGTAATGCATAATGCGGCGATCGAGCAGCTGGGCGCGAACTTTGTTTATCTGCCCTTTCCCATTGCTCCGGCAAACTTACCCCAAGCCCTTGAGGGGTTCCGAGCAGTTGGGCTAAAGGGCTTTAGCGTCACGATTCCCCATAAGCAAGCGATCATGCCCCTCCTGTCAGAAATTTCACCTGTGGCACAGGCGATCGGGGCAGTGAATACGGTTTGCTGGACGGAATCAGGCTGGAGCGGCACCAATACCGACGTTACGGGATTTTTGGCTCCTCTCATTGCAAAGCAGCAAGACTGGACAAAGGCAACAGCCCTCATTTTGGGCAATGGCGGCGCAGCCAGAGCAGTCGTGGCAGGCTGTCATCAGCTCGGCTATGCCCAGATTCAAGTTGTCGGACGTAACCCCCAAAAGCTTGAGGAGTTCCTGCAAAGCTGGTCGAATTCTTCCTTTTCTGGCAATCTCTCTGTCCACACCTGGAATGAACTGCCTGACTTGCTGCCCAACACCGATCTCCTGGTCAACACCACGCCAATCGGAATGTATCCCCAAACAGATGCCTCACCGCTCACCACGGATGAGATGGCAAAACTACGACCCGGATCGATCGCCTATGACCTGATCTACACTCCCCGCCCCACTCAGTTTTTGCAGCAGGCACAAGCACAAGGAGCGATCGGGATTGATGGATTAGAAATGCTGGTGCAACAAGGGGCAGCCGCTCTCGAACTCTGGCTGGAAATGCCCGCCCCAGTCGCAGTGATGCGAGAAGCCCTATTAGGGTATTTGCAGAAGTCGGGAAAGCCATAA
- a CDS encoding vitamin K epoxide reductase family protein, whose translation MSSRRRQAPWIQRNSRYLIAAVAVLGAINTGYITATKLFGGETACPTSGCEQVLSSGYAYVFGLPLALFGLFAYLAMAAFALAPLAINPEKNKPLRAEVENWTWLLLFLGATAMLVFSGYLMFIMFSQFVAVYGTKGLCFYCLASALFALSLFVLTLVGRAWEDRGQLFFSGIIIALITIVGALGVYANVGGSATAEVPGQAGPPIQASSGQAELELARHLKQIGAKMYGAYWCPHCHDQKELFGRQAFKEITYVECAPDGQNAQTDLCQTKKIEGFPTWEINGKLYPGTQTLQQLADESGYQGARNFQSGG comes from the coding sequence ATGAGTAGCCGTCGCCGCCAAGCTCCTTGGATTCAGCGGAATTCGCGTTATTTAATCGCCGCTGTTGCCGTTTTAGGAGCAATCAATACGGGATATATCACTGCCACTAAGCTGTTTGGAGGCGAGACAGCCTGCCCTACCAGTGGTTGTGAACAGGTTTTGTCTAGCGGTTATGCCTATGTATTTGGCTTGCCGCTGGCGCTGTTTGGGTTATTTGCCTATTTAGCAATGGCAGCGTTTGCTCTTGCTCCTTTGGCAATTAATCCCGAAAAAAATAAGCCGCTCCGAGCAGAAGTTGAAAACTGGACTTGGCTGCTGCTATTTCTGGGCGCAACTGCCATGCTGGTTTTCAGCGGCTACCTGATGTTCATTATGTTCAGTCAGTTTGTCGCGGTGTATGGCACAAAGGGACTTTGCTTCTACTGTTTAGCGTCAGCATTGTTTGCCCTGTCTCTGTTTGTCCTGACGCTGGTAGGGCGTGCCTGGGAAGACCGAGGACAATTATTCTTCTCTGGGATTATCATCGCGCTAATCACGATCGTTGGAGCATTGGGAGTCTATGCCAATGTGGGAGGGTCAGCAACGGCTGAGGTTCCAGGGCAGGCAGGACCACCGATTCAGGCATCATCAGGGCAGGCTGAACTGGAGTTGGCTCGTCATCTTAAACAGATTGGCGCAAAGATGTATGGAGCTTATTGGTGTCCACATTGCCATGACCAAAAGGAACTGTTTGGCAGACAAGCATTCAAAGAAATCACTTATGTTGAGTGTGCACCAGATGGGCAAAATGCTCAAACTGACCTTTGCCAAACCAAAAAGATTGAGGGTTTCCCCACCTGGGAGATCAACGGCAAGCTTTATCCGGGAACCCAAACTCTGCAACAGTTAGCAGACGAATCTGGCTATCAGGGAGCGCGAAACTTCCAAAGTGGCGGTTAA
- a CDS encoding DUF4347 domain-containing protein — MKTLVIADPSVCSYQHLVNSVSTDIEIVVLEPEQDGIEQITQALADRRSVQSLHILSHGAPGTLQLGSTQLSNASLDRYRHQLQQWVHGLTERAEVLLYGCEVAAGELGRQFVQQLSRLTQTSIAASTHLVGNADKGGRWVLDYQTAEIQSSLAFSTAAMAAYEGVLEIINFVTESFTGTSVLGTWLYGVGDPTAATQADPFLTASPIVTPPLGGIPGIATPLDTPGLGTLRLTNATNNQAAFVLYNTPVRSDAGLRITFDMFQYGGATSDPNIPPGADGINFFLLNGATPISTTPVAGAFGGSLGYAQKNTPTVVPGIAGGYLGIGFDAFGNYARATEGRVGGVAGGGQLPDAVTVRGSEATQYGFLTSTGTLPFSLDVPGAAGTRANSLRRVQVDLDPTGLLSVAMDLNNNNVFTDAGESLISNFNIRSGATGIDNGIIPDTFKFGFTAGTGASTNIHEIRNLTVQSFTSPPETTDALVSLQAGTAVNVAGLSGTDSDGTVQSFRILTLPQATQGTLYLGNPSNGGTLITVGQTLTPDQISQVFFQSTGGFTGDSFTYTAVDNLGAEDLTPGVVTLGLQGGGGVNPNNRLPETNNALVSLPQNSVVTVPGLSGTDLDGSIASYTIVTVPLSSQGTLYVGDPDVNGAPVQAGQILTPAQIGQLYFESTAEFQGGSFTYAATDDQGATDLTPAIVTLNLSNAVAPVRLGCKPGKDLKGNPRNNKLTGGVDGDTLVGKSGNDLLRGRACNDTLIGNRGNDTLMGGAARDTLRGAQNRDRLMGNNGRDTLDGGLGNDFVSGGRGDDLGFGRRGVDRIQGKSGNDELRGGRNNDRLAGGANADLLHGQQNNDVINGGNGTDTIYGGLGRDRVIGGKKADIAFGGRGADNVRGNGGADLLQGKRGNDILVGGSQIDRVIGGLGRDTITGGGGADVLSGNGGRDRFVYRSVKHGNDQILDFQRQDRIDLRGILNREGYASSNRFQKYVRLIETGGKTIVRVDGNGDANGGLATVCTLSGATPIAANFILS, encoded by the coding sequence TGGCTGTGAAGTGGCAGCAGGAGAACTAGGACGGCAATTTGTCCAGCAGTTGAGCCGCCTGACTCAAACCTCGATCGCTGCTTCAACGCATCTCGTTGGTAACGCTGACAAAGGTGGTCGCTGGGTTCTGGATTATCAAACCGCAGAAATTCAGTCTTCCCTTGCTTTCTCAACGGCAGCAATGGCTGCTTATGAAGGGGTTCTCGAAATCATCAACTTTGTCACTGAATCTTTCACCGGAACCAGCGTTCTTGGAACTTGGCTCTATGGAGTGGGTGATCCCACAGCAGCGACACAGGCTGATCCATTCCTGACTGCTAGTCCGATTGTCACGCCACCCTTAGGCGGAATTCCTGGCATTGCTACCCCACTTGATACGCCAGGACTTGGAACGCTACGTCTAACCAATGCGACCAACAATCAGGCAGCGTTTGTTCTCTACAATACGCCAGTCCGATCGGATGCGGGTCTACGCATCACCTTCGATATGTTTCAGTATGGTGGGGCAACGTCAGACCCTAACATTCCACCCGGTGCAGATGGCATCAACTTCTTCCTGCTCAACGGTGCAACTCCAATTTCGACAACCCCAGTGGCAGGTGCATTTGGGGGTTCGCTTGGCTACGCGCAAAAAAATACACCGACAGTTGTTCCGGGAATTGCGGGTGGATACTTAGGCATTGGTTTCGATGCCTTTGGAAACTACGCTAGAGCGACAGAAGGACGGGTCGGCGGCGTTGCGGGAGGGGGACAACTGCCAGATGCAGTAACGGTGCGTGGGAGTGAAGCAACGCAATATGGCTTTCTCACCAGTACCGGGACACTACCCTTTAGCCTTGATGTTCCCGGTGCAGCAGGTACTCGGGCAAATTCCCTCCGTCGAGTCCAGGTAGACCTCGATCCAACGGGTCTGCTCAGCGTTGCAATGGACTTGAACAACAACAATGTCTTTACTGATGCTGGTGAATCGCTGATCAGCAACTTCAATATTCGATCGGGTGCAACAGGCATTGACAATGGCATCATTCCAGACACCTTTAAGTTTGGCTTTACAGCAGGTACAGGTGCTTCTACCAATATTCACGAAATCCGCAATCTAACGGTTCAGTCCTTTACCTCGCCCCCAGAAACAACCGATGCTCTTGTCAGCCTGCAAGCTGGTACTGCTGTCAATGTTGCGGGGCTATCTGGTACAGACTCAGATGGAACGGTTCAGTCCTTCCGCATTCTGACGCTTCCTCAGGCAACTCAGGGGACGCTGTATCTCGGCAATCCATCGAACGGTGGGACGTTAATTACAGTAGGGCAAACCCTTACCCCAGATCAGATCTCGCAGGTTTTCTTCCAATCCACCGGCGGTTTTACAGGCGATAGCTTTACCTATACTGCAGTGGATAACTTGGGCGCAGAAGATTTGACGCCAGGTGTGGTGACGCTGGGACTGCAAGGAGGGGGTGGTGTTAATCCTAACAACCGACTGCCTGAGACAAACAATGCATTGGTGAGCCTGCCCCAAAACTCAGTGGTCACCGTTCCAGGGCTTTCGGGTACTGATTTAGATGGCTCGATCGCTTCCTACACGATCGTCACAGTGCCGCTTAGCAGCCAGGGCACACTTTACGTTGGCGACCCTGATGTGAATGGCGCGCCTGTTCAAGCAGGACAAATTTTAACGCCAGCCCAAATTGGTCAGCTTTATTTTGAATCCACTGCTGAGTTTCAGGGCGGTAGCTTTACCTATGCCGCAACCGACGACCAGGGGGCAACTGACCTGACTCCTGCAATTGTGACGCTGAACCTCTCAAATGCAGTTGCGCCAGTGCGACTAGGCTGTAAACCCGGAAAAGATCTAAAAGGCAACCCGCGCAACAACAAGCTAACAGGCGGTGTGGACGGCGATACGCTGGTTGGAAAGTCGGGGAATGATTTGCTGCGAGGTCGCGCCTGTAATGATACCCTGATCGGCAATCGAGGCAATGACACACTCATGGGTGGGGCTGCTAGAGATACGCTGAGAGGGGCTCAGAATCGAGATCGGCTAATGGGCAACAATGGACGCGACACGCTCGACGGTGGCTTAGGCAATGACTTTGTCTCTGGTGGACGGGGCGATGACCTGGGCTTTGGTAGGCGTGGGGTCGATCGCATCCAGGGTAAGAGCGGCAATGACGAGCTAAGAGGCGGACGCAACAACGATCGGCTTGCTGGCGGAGCAAATGCTGATCTGCTGCATGGACAGCAAAACAATGACGTGATTAATGGCGGCAACGGCACAGACACCATCTATGGCGGTCTAGGACGCGATCGCGTGATTGGCGGCAAAAAAGCCGATATTGCCTTTGGTGGACGAGGTGCTGACAACGTCAGAGGTAACGGTGGGGCAGATTTGCTGCAAGGAAAGCGCGGCAACGATATCCTGGTTGGCGGTTCTCAAATCGATCGCGTGATTGGCGGTCTGGGTCGAGATACGATCACGGGTGGCGGCGGTGCAGATGTCCTGTCAGGCAATGGTGGGCGCGATCGATTCGTCTATCGTTCGGTCAAGCATGGCAATGATCAGATTCTTGATTTCCAGCGTCAAGACCGGATCGACCTGCGGGGCATCCTTAACCGGGAAGGCTATGCCAGCAGCAACCGTTTTCAAAAATATGTGCGTCTGATTGAAACGGGTGGAAAGACGATCGTGCGAGTTGATGGGAATGGGGATGCAAATGGCGGACTTGCCACAGTTTGCACGCTCAGTGGAGCAACGCCGATCGCCGCAAACTTCATCCTGTCGTAA
- a CDS encoding serine/threonine-protein kinase, whose product METTLAGRYQISNYLGGGGFGQTFLARDVHLPSQPWCVVKQLKPGSSHPKTLETAKRLFDREAEMLYRLGHHDQIPRLMAHFEQNHEFYLVQEYVAGHPLNKELVSGVQFSEANVIQLLRDILIVLSFVHQQQVIHRDVKPANLIRRNLDNRIVLIDFGAVKEVRNRVIHTTEQTSLTIAVGSPGYMPSEQQALQPRYSSDIYAVGIVGLQALSGLSPKLFPKDEASNEFCCAAFGDRIKVSPDFAAVLDQMVRYDYRQRYQNATVALDALQALQPDRENVLEQDYQSIDAATLEPLTAPWLSQPVVSMTQPPGDLPFVDQETEKQLERLLAEAIGPVAPMLLQAALLQALTISDLIDQLANRVPDAKRSQFQRQAESLLRSPRLTTGMIQSQATPSTAPTSANRSSLSVEFLKQCELELMRAIGPIAPLLLQRTLAQHPGCTMSQLVDALTQQMAPQTATAFRQSLKSLL is encoded by the coding sequence ATGGAAACGACACTGGCGGGTCGCTATCAAATCAGCAATTATTTAGGCGGCGGTGGGTTTGGGCAAACTTTTCTGGCGCGCGATGTTCACTTACCCAGCCAGCCCTGGTGTGTGGTAAAGCAACTGAAACCTGGATCAAGCCATCCTAAAACCTTAGAAACGGCAAAGCGATTGTTCGATCGAGAGGCAGAAATGCTGTATCGGTTGGGACACCATGACCAGATTCCGCGCCTGATGGCGCACTTTGAGCAAAACCACGAGTTTTACCTGGTGCAAGAGTATGTGGCAGGGCATCCGCTCAATAAGGAGCTTGTGTCAGGGGTGCAGTTCAGTGAAGCGAATGTGATCCAGTTATTGCGCGACATTCTGATCGTGCTGTCGTTTGTGCATCAGCAGCAGGTGATTCATCGCGATGTTAAGCCCGCGAATTTGATCCGACGCAACCTGGATAACCGGATTGTCTTGATTGATTTTGGGGCAGTGAAAGAAGTGCGAAACCGGGTAATTCACACCACTGAGCAAACCAGTTTAACGATCGCGGTTGGCTCTCCTGGCTATATGCCCAGTGAACAGCAAGCCCTTCAACCCCGCTACAGCAGCGATATTTATGCCGTGGGAATTGTGGGTTTACAGGCACTATCAGGGCTTTCGCCCAAGCTGTTCCCGAAAGATGAAGCGAGCAATGAATTCTGCTGTGCTGCCTTTGGCGATCGAATCAAGGTCAGCCCAGATTTTGCAGCAGTGTTAGATCAGATGGTGCGCTATGACTATCGGCAGCGATATCAAAACGCTACTGTTGCCCTGGATGCGCTGCAAGCCTTACAGCCCGATCGTGAAAACGTTTTGGAGCAGGACTATCAAAGCATTGATGCCGCCACTCTTGAACCTTTGACTGCTCCCTGGCTGAGTCAACCCGTCGTCTCAATGACGCAGCCCCCAGGTGATCTACCGTTCGTTGACCAAGAGACAGAAAAACAGCTCGAACGACTTTTAGCAGAAGCGATCGGTCCAGTTGCACCCATGCTCTTGCAAGCGGCACTGCTCCAAGCCTTAACGATTTCTGATCTGATAGACCAGTTAGCGAATCGAGTCCCAGACGCCAAACGATCGCAGTTTCAACGACAGGCTGAATCCTTGCTTCGATCGCCCCGTCTCACTACAGGCATGATTCAATCGCAAGCGACTCCCAGCACTGCCCCCACATCCGCCAATCGGTCTAGTCTCAGCGTTGAATTTCTGAAGCAATGCGAACTAGAACTGATGCGGGCGATCGGTCCCATTGCGCCTTTACTGCTCCAGCGAACCCTTGCCCAGCATCCGGGTTGCACGATGAGTCAGCTAGTCGATGCCTTAACTCAGCAGATGGCTCCTCAGACGGCAACAGCCTTCCGCCAGTCATTAAAGTCCTTGCTTTAG
- a CDS encoding PhnD/SsuA/transferrin family substrate-binding protein, whose translation MISRRTFLLQILLTLAGCQFSKTSTPQGLDQITIGTVAYGEGSQTADQYQRFTQYLEQQTKSFVQLEPAYNEVQAIEQIQRQAWSLVFAPPGLAAIAVAKAMYVPLFPLSGVANLSSILVVRQDSPIRALTDVNGQVLALGQPGSATAYYVPLYELYGTEPAEVRIAPTPKMILEWLARSQVGVGAMAKNEFDRYRSTIRGTAFRVLHTSRRLPSGSVLISPKVDRNLQEVIQQAMNRALPTIAQEAGYIPNAQPPNYETLITFIQKVEPIETHIQEKPAPLYTR comes from the coding sequence ATGATTTCACGTCGCACCTTTCTGCTTCAGATCCTCTTGACGTTGGCAGGTTGTCAATTTTCGAAAACCAGCACTCCTCAGGGGTTAGATCAAATTACGATCGGCACGGTTGCTTACGGTGAGGGTTCACAAACGGCTGACCAGTATCAGAGATTTACCCAGTACTTAGAGCAGCAGACGAAATCATTTGTGCAGCTAGAACCAGCCTACAACGAGGTGCAGGCGATCGAGCAAATTCAGCGACAGGCTTGGTCTTTAGTATTCGCGCCGCCCGGTTTAGCGGCAATTGCTGTGGCAAAAGCGATGTATGTGCCTTTGTTTCCGCTGTCAGGCGTTGCCAATCTTAGTTCTATTTTAGTGGTGCGGCAAGATAGCCCGATTCGAGCTTTAACAGATGTAAATGGTCAAGTTTTGGCACTGGGACAACCGGGATCAGCAACCGCCTATTATGTGCCGCTCTATGAACTTTATGGAACTGAGCCGGCGGAAGTGCGAATTGCCCCGACGCCAAAAATGATTTTGGAATGGCTGGCTCGATCGCAAGTGGGAGTTGGCGCAATGGCAAAAAATGAGTTCGATCGCTATCGTTCAACCATCCGAGGAACTGCCTTCCGGGTACTGCATACCAGTCGCCGCCTGCCATCGGGCTCTGTTCTGATTAGTCCTAAAGTCGATCGAAACCTGCAAGAAGTAATTCAACAGGCAATGAATCGTGCCCTGCCCACGATCGCTCAGGAAGCTGGCTATATTCCCAACGCCCAACCCCCAAACTATGAAACACTCATCACCTTTATTCAGAAAGTTGAGCCGATCGAAACTCACATTCAAGAAAAGCCGGCCCCGCTTTATACTCGATAA
- a CDS encoding DUF3365 domain-containing protein, whose amino-acid sequence MLQGLRLSKKFNLILLFVFLGAVLLCGVIFSSILTQRAEYQVTTRANLLMQTMLSVRQYTLEEITPELTARLETEAEFLPQTVPGYSARGVVDRLRNSPEYKDFFYKEATLNPTNLRDKADEFESGIINQFRSNAARRELTGYRTSSVGDLFYIARPIAISQESCLRCHSTPQAAPKSLLTTYGSDNGFGWKLNEIVGAQMISVPTAGLVESARRDALLFVGLMAAAFAIVLLIVNFLLKRVVINPLNRISTAANEVSMGNMAAEFPAEGKDEIGKLAAAFNRMKTSLMMAMEMLKQGL is encoded by the coding sequence ATGCTGCAAGGCTTAAGACTAAGCAAGAAATTTAACCTGATTTTGCTATTTGTATTTCTGGGAGCAGTATTGCTATGTGGTGTCATCTTTTCCAGCATTTTGACGCAAAGAGCCGAATATCAGGTTACGACTAGGGCAAATCTGCTGATGCAAACCATGCTTTCTGTGCGGCAGTACACGCTGGAAGAAATCACCCCCGAACTGACTGCCCGCCTGGAAACTGAGGCAGAATTTTTGCCGCAAACTGTACCAGGCTACTCGGCGCGAGGCGTGGTCGATCGCTTGCGCAATAGCCCAGAATACAAAGACTTCTTCTACAAAGAAGCAACACTCAATCCCACGAATCTGCGCGATAAAGCTGACGAATTTGAAAGCGGAATCATTAATCAGTTTCGCAGCAATGCTGCTAGACGTGAACTCACCGGATATCGCACCTCGTCTGTCGGAGATTTGTTTTACATTGCCCGACCGATCGCCATCAGCCAGGAAAGCTGTCTCCGCTGCCACAGTACCCCTCAGGCGGCTCCCAAAAGTCTGCTGACAACCTACGGCAGTGACAATGGGTTTGGCTGGAAGCTGAATGAAATTGTTGGTGCTCAGATGATCTCGGTGCCGACGGCAGGGTTAGTCGAGAGTGCTCGTCGGGATGCGCTGCTGTTTGTCGGGCTGATGGCAGCTGCCTTTGCGATCGTGCTGCTGATCGTCAACTTTCTGCTGAAGCGAGTTGTCATCAATCCCCTGAACCGGATTTCAACTGCTGCAAATGAAGTCAGTATGGGCAACATGGCAGCGGAATTTCCGGCTGAAGGCAAAGATGAAATTGGCAAATTAGCGGCTGCGTTTAATCGGATGAAAACAAGTTTAATGATGGCAATGGAGATGCTAAAGCAAGGACTTTAA
- a CDS encoding CHASE2 domain-containing protein gives MLGLLLRERYKLIAVLGAGGFGQTYLAEDLQQPEQPRCVVKHFKPIKTDAHYLEVARRLFKTEAATLEKLGEHPQIPTFLEFFEQDHEFYLVQEFIAGTPLSQELSPSHRWTETQAIDFLRNGLDILEFVHHHHVIHRDIKPANLIRRPDGQFVLIDFGAVKEIHSQLSTEPGHSTLTISIGTPGYTAMEQLAGKPRYCSDLYSLGVTTIQALTGLQPAQFLTDSSTGEFVWQNQAEITPRLQAILTRLVRYHFSQRYQSATEALQALDRLSDSLSDTTTLPSALLRSEPLDFETDQTNTFDHRGMAPRPVRSKQPKAWRTIALTTLAVTGLLGGARSLGWLQAPELSAYDQIVRLRPDRGTDPRLLLVEITESDLQALRRSTPSDQDVAQVIKTLSQYQPRVIGLDLHRELPQEPGHANLMQQLRAAGVITIMTFAENGTIGTPAPSTLPSEQIGFSDFPIDPDGVVRRGLLFGSSQGTTYTSFALQIALKYLATEQIQPQNSPVSPGNMQLGAALFLPLEQTSGGYHSEDAGKGYQTLLDYRSPNSPAQTIAFTAVLQGKIKPEWVKDKVVLIGTTAPSGKDLFFTPFSGGTQTEHKMPGVAVHAQIVSQILQASIDQQPLFHFIPEWTELLWIGTWAAIGSGFVWVVYRRPLRLGLGTIVLIGTIAGTTFVAFSFHLWIPSVAPTIAFFLAGVSVIVARSSVSLTGGLEPPKPVTSAPLTQTKR, from the coding sequence ATGCTAGGGCTGTTGTTGAGGGAACGATACAAACTGATCGCAGTCTTAGGTGCAGGCGGCTTTGGTCAAACTTATTTGGCTGAAGATTTGCAGCAGCCTGAGCAGCCTCGCTGTGTCGTCAAGCATTTCAAGCCTATTAAGACGGATGCCCATTACTTAGAGGTTGCCCGGAGATTATTTAAAACAGAAGCGGCAACGCTGGAAAAGCTGGGAGAGCATCCCCAAATTCCCACCTTTCTCGAATTTTTTGAGCAAGATCATGAGTTCTATCTGGTTCAGGAATTTATTGCCGGAACCCCTCTGAGCCAGGAACTTTCGCCTTCTCATCGCTGGACAGAAACTCAGGCGATCGACTTCCTCCGCAATGGATTAGACATTCTGGAGTTTGTGCATCATCACCATGTCATCCACCGAGATATCAAACCTGCAAACCTGATTCGCCGTCCGGATGGTCAATTTGTGTTGATTGATTTCGGCGCAGTCAAAGAAATTCACAGCCAATTGAGTACAGAACCGGGACATTCCACCCTCACCATCAGCATTGGCACACCCGGATATACGGCAATGGAGCAACTGGCTGGTAAGCCCCGCTACTGCAGTGATTTATATTCGTTAGGAGTGACAACGATTCAAGCCTTAACCGGGCTACAACCCGCCCAGTTCCTTACCGACTCCAGCACTGGCGAATTTGTCTGGCAAAATCAGGCAGAAATTACGCCCCGACTTCAGGCAATTCTGACCCGACTGGTACGCTACCACTTTAGCCAGCGATATCAGTCTGCAACTGAGGCACTTCAAGCACTCGATCGTTTATCTGACTCACTCAGCGATACCACTACTCTGCCTTCAGCGTTGCTGCGATCAGAACCGCTTGATTTTGAAACTGATCAAACAAACACATTTGATCACCGGGGAATGGCTCCTCGACCTGTTCGTTCAAAGCAGCCCAAGGCATGGCGGACGATCGCACTCACAACGCTTGCAGTGACCGGGCTACTCGGCGGCGCGCGCAGTCTCGGCTGGCTTCAAGCTCCAGAACTCTCTGCTTATGATCAAATCGTTCGGCTTCGCCCCGATCGCGGCACTGATCCCCGGCTCCTGTTAGTTGAGATCACAGAATCTGATCTCCAAGCGTTGCGTCGATCGACTCCCAGTGATCAGGACGTGGCTCAAGTCATCAAAACCCTTAGCCAATATCAACCTCGTGTCATCGGGCTTGACCTGCACCGAGAATTACCGCAGGAACCAGGACACGCAAACCTGATGCAGCAGCTCCGAGCCGCAGGGGTTATCACCATTATGACGTTTGCTGAAAATGGCACGATCGGCACTCCTGCCCCGTCAACATTACCCTCTGAGCAGATTGGCTTTAGTGATTTTCCGATCGATCCCGATGGCGTCGTCCGGCGAGGCTTACTATTTGGCTCGTCTCAGGGAACAACTTATACATCATTCGCGCTGCAAATTGCTCTCAAATACCTGGCAACCGAGCAGATTCAGCCTCAAAATAGCCCTGTGTCTCCCGGAAATATGCAGCTAGGTGCTGCGCTGTTTTTGCCGCTAGAGCAAACGTCTGGTGGTTACCACAGCGAGGATGCCGGAAAAGGCTATCAAACGTTATTGGATTACCGTTCGCCCAACTCACCCGCCCAAACGATCGCTTTTACAGCAGTGCTTCAAGGCAAAATTAAGCCAGAGTGGGTCAAAGATAAAGTCGTTTTGATTGGTACCACTGCCCCAAGCGGCAAAGATTTGTTCTTCACGCCTTTCAGTGGCGGCACTCAAACAGAACATAAAATGCCAGGCGTGGCAGTTCACGCTCAAATTGTCAGTCAAATTCTGCAAGCATCGATCGATCAACAGCCGCTCTTTCACTTCATTCCAGAATGGACAGAACTGCTGTGGATTGGCACTTGGGCAGCGATCGGCAGTGGCTTTGTTTGGGTTGTGTACCGTCGTCCCCTGCGCTTAGGGCTAGGCACAATTGTTTTAATTGGCACGATCGCCGGAACAACATTTGTCGCTTTTAGCTTCCATCTCTGGATTCCCAGCGTTGCCCCAACGATCGCATTTTTCCTGGCGGGGGTTTCGGTCATTGTCGCTCGATCGAGCGTTAGCTTGACTGGAGGCTTAGAGCCGCCAAAGCCTGTTACTTCAGCACCGTTAACGCAAACAAAACGTTAA